The Methylococcus sp. Mc7 genomic sequence GTTGAAACGGAAGGCGAACTCGTCAAGGTACGCTTGAAGATGGTCGGCCTCCACGGCCCCTTGATGGGTTCCGAGCAACCATCGTTTGAGGAGGCTGGCGACACGGTGGACCCCCGGCAAGGCCACATGGGCTGGGTCGCCGGATCGGGCCACCACGTAGGGCTTGTGGAGGTAGTCGTCTCCGATTGCCTCCGGGTAAGAGGACAAGCCATCGGTGACAATGACGGCCCCAGGGCTCACATAGTCGAGCAGGAACGCGCGCAATGTCGGCGCTCGGGTATCGGGAATGATGCGCAGGCGGCAACGACCGAAGCCTTTGGGGCGGAGCAACTCAACGGCCACAGCCACAAGCGTCTTGCCCTCCGCGCCTCGTCCCCGCTTTCCCGGCCTGACGCCACCGATGAAAATCTCGTTGACCTCAACTTCGCCGGTGAGCGGATCACGGCCCGGCCGCACCATCGCCGCGCGGAAGCGGTGCAGCATGGCCCAGGCCGTTTGATAAGAACCAAAACCGAGGAGCCTATGCAGGGTTTTGGCAGAGACGCCATTCTTCGCCGAGGTCACATGCCAGGCGGCCGCGAACCAGACCATGAGAGGAATCCGGGTACGGTGGAAGATAGTTCCAGAAGTCACCGATACCCGGCGTTGGCATGATGCGCACCAGAACCGTCCGTCGCCCATCCGCCAATGGCCGGGCGTCTCGCATCGCGGGCAGACGAAACCGTTGGGCCAACGCAGCCACTCAAGGTAGTCGAGACATGCCGCGTCATCCGGGAACCAGGCGCGCAAATCAGCATAGCTGGGCGGATAATCGCGCCCCGCTCGAAGATCGGACGCAGGCGTTTGTGTTGGGGCCGGCATTCCCATATTTTGGGCCTACAGCACTCACATGGATACCCCTTTAGATATATCGATGTCAAACGCGGGAAAGCGTTCCGGGACGGACAAACGCCTTGCTTTCGGCGCATCGGCGACTGTCGATCGATGTGAGCGTCCTGTCCTGACAGCGGGGCTTGAAGCCGGCTGAAGGACGGAAGGCCGCCTGGATCGGCCGGCGCAAATGGGGCTGAGCGGCACCGCTGGCCTTTAGTGATTCCGTCGGGTTCGTCTCGATGTCCGAAGAGTGTTAACGTTCGTGAAATATAATGAATGCATTATCGATCGCGTCCGACCGCCTACGGAGAGTTGACGGTTCGAAAGTCGGACGGCCATCGATACTCCCTCGGCACGCAGAGGCTAATAGGCGATCTGGAACCGCGTGAACCATGCCTGCTCTTGGCGCCGGTTTTCGCCGTTCGATCCGCCGCCGCCCTGGAAGTAGGTATTGTTGTAGTCGGTCTGCATTTTCATGAACGGGTTGAGGTACCAGTTCAGTGCAACGCCCCAACTGTTGGCGCTGGAGACCGAGGTCAGAGGATTGGCCAGAGTGGCGCTCCTGCCGTTCGCTCCGGTAAACGGCTCGAAGGCGTGAGAGTCGATCGCCAGCCCGGTCCAGCGGCCGGCCAGCACGAAGGCGCCCCAGTTGCCGGCCAACGGATCGAAGTTGTTTTGAGGCTTGATCCCGAAGAAGCCGTCGCGTTCCCCGGTGAGGACGTAGGTAGCCTCCAGGTTCCATGCCCGGTTGTCCATGCGGGTCTCGTAACTCGTGGACTTGCTGCCGGAAGTGCTGGTGGCGAGGACCCGATGGTTGGTCCAGAGGTATTCGCCCAGCAGGCCGAACGGACCGTAGTACCAGTAAGCCTGTGGGTAGTAGCGGTACGCGTTGCCGTTGGCGACGACCGCCGAGGTGTTGGTACCGCTTCCGCCATAGTTGAAGATGGTCTGCTGGCCGACGCTGATCAGCTTGTTGAGCGTCTGGTTG encodes the following:
- a CDS encoding IS1595 family transposase, with translation MGMPAPTQTPASDLRAGRDYPPSYADLRAWFPDDAACLDYLEWLRWPNGFVCPRCETPGHWRMGDGRFWCASCQRRVSVTSGTIFHRTRIPLMVWFAAAWHVTSAKNGVSAKTLHRLLGFGSYQTAWAMLHRFRAAMVRPGRDPLTGEVEVNEIFIGGVRPGKRGRGAEGKTLVAVAVELLRPKGFGRCRLRIIPDTRAPTLRAFLLDYVSPGAVIVTDGLSSYPEAIGDDYLHKPYVVARSGDPAHVALPGVHRVASLLKRWLLGTHQGAVEADHLQAYLDEFAFRFNRRKAEFRGLLFRRILEQAVQVKPIAYRVLVMAPAPKLTKPLPPINHQAHTSSFAGASLVHPWREHNR